A single genomic interval of Campylobacterota bacterium harbors:
- the luxS gene encoding S-ribosylhomocysteine lyase has translation MPLLDSFCVDHTIMPAPAVRRAKGMKTPKGDDITVFDLRFCRPNEKTLSPEGIHTLEHLFAGFMRDHLNSDKTEIIDISPMGCRTGFYMSVIGTPSEEEVADAWEASMKDILDVKSQNDIPELNIYQCGTYKMHSLEDAKAIATEVLRKDIDIMDNEALKLDLSKVEK, from the coding sequence ATGCCGCTACTTGACAGTTTTTGCGTCGATCACACCATTATGCCCGCTCCCGCCGTCCGCCGTGCCAAAGGGATGAAAACGCCCAAAGGGGACGACATCACCGTTTTCGATCTGCGTTTTTGCCGCCCGAACGAAAAGACCCTCTCTCCCGAGGGGATCCACACCCTCGAACACCTTTTCGCGGGATTCATGCGGGATCATCTCAACTCGGATAAAACCGAGATCATCGACATCTCGCCGATGGGATGCCGCACCGGATTTTACATGAGCGTCATCGGAACCCCCAGCGAGGAAGAGGTAGCCGACGCATGGGAAGCGTCGATGAAAGATATCCTCGATGTCAAATCCCAAAACGATATCCCCGAACTGAACATCTACCAGTGCGGTACCTACAAAATGCATTCGCTCGAAGACGCCAAGGCGATCGCAACCGAAGTGCTGCGCAAAGATATCGATATCATGGACAACGAAGCACTCAAACTCGACCTATCGAAGGTAGAAAAATAA
- a CDS encoding 2-oxoacid:ferredoxin oxidoreductase subunit alpha translates to MADTMELRDIEVWDGNMAASQALRQVQVDVVAAYPITPSTPIVENYGNFTANGYVDGEFVMVESEHAAMSGCIGAAAAGGRVATATSSQGFALMVETLYSASGMRLPIILNVVNRALGAPLNVNGDHSDMYLGRDSGWIQLDAYNPQNAYDLNFIAFKVAEDHDVRLPAMVHQDGFMTSHTAQGVATLTDEAAYNFVGEFKPMNDMLDLDHPVTHGVQTEEDWHFEHKARQQHALMTAVLPKIQAAFDEFEKLSGRKYNIVETYNMEDAELAVVCMGTSVETAEEVSNELRAKGIKAGVVGIRVFRPWPLEQIAAALKGVKAVAALDRSSPHGAMGTLYNELAGTLINSDTKAVLTNYIYGLGGRDLTKAHLVGIFEDLKANMDAGKPTTPLQQYIGLRGPKLAFF, encoded by the coding sequence ATGGCTGATACAATGGAACTACGCGACATTGAAGTCTGGGACGGTAATATGGCCGCGAGCCAAGCGCTCCGCCAGGTACAGGTAGACGTCGTTGCGGCTTACCCGATTACCCCGTCGACTCCGATCGTTGAAAACTACGGAAATTTTACGGCAAACGGCTATGTAGACGGCGAGTTCGTCATGGTTGAATCCGAGCACGCGGCGATGTCCGGCTGTATCGGTGCGGCTGCGGCCGGCGGACGTGTCGCTACGGCGACCTCTTCTCAAGGGTTTGCCCTGATGGTCGAAACGCTTTACTCGGCATCGGGGATGCGTCTGCCGATCATCCTCAACGTTGTCAACCGTGCCCTGGGCGCACCGCTCAACGTTAACGGCGACCACTCGGACATGTATCTCGGACGCGACAGCGGATGGATCCAGCTCGATGCCTACAACCCGCAAAACGCGTACGATCTGAACTTCATCGCGTTCAAAGTCGCCGAAGACCACGACGTCCGTCTGCCCGCAATGGTTCACCAAGACGGGTTCATGACGTCGCACACGGCTCAGGGCGTTGCGACCCTCACCGACGAAGCGGCCTACAACTTCGTCGGCGAATTCAAACCGATGAACGACATGCTCGACCTCGACCACCCCGTTACCCACGGGGTACAGACCGAAGAAGACTGGCACTTCGAACACAAAGCACGTCAGCAGCACGCCCTGATGACGGCGGTTCTGCCGAAAATCCAGGCGGCATTCGACGAGTTCGAAAAACTCAGCGGACGCAAATACAACATCGTCGAAACCTACAACATGGAAGACGCCGAACTCGCCGTCGTGTGCATGGGTACGTCGGTCGAAACGGCTGAAGAGGTTTCAAACGAACTCCGCGCCAAAGGGATCAAAGCGGGCGTCGTGGGAATCCGCGTATTCCGCCCCTGGCCTCTCGAGCAGATCGCCGCGGCCCTCAAAGGGGTCAAAGCGGTCGCCGCGCTTGACCGTTCAAGCCCGCACGGCGCGATGGGGACTCTGTACAACGAACTTGCCGGTACGCTGATCAACAGCGACACCAAAGCGGTATTGACAAACTACATCTACGGTCTGGGCGGACGTGACCTGACCAAAGCTCACCTCGTCGGGATCTTCGAAGATCTCAAGGCAAACATGGACGCAGGCAAGCCGACGACTCCATTGCAACAATACATCGGTCTGCGCGGACCGAAACTCGCGTTTTTCTAA
- a CDS encoding Rieske 2Fe-2S domain-containing protein — translation MMDESRRGFIGKAFGAVAAVGGIASLIAMKKTWDPLPSVMSAGFTTVDVSGLEANKLEVVVWRGKPVFVLKYTEDMKPTDGRSVKIGDHYFSVMIGLCTHLGCIPAYRADQHDFKCACHGGEFTDAGINKFGPPPRPLDIPPFKLDGVTLVLGEEGPEYKAMMAKA, via the coding sequence ATGATGGATGAAAGCAGAAGAGGGTTTATCGGAAAAGCCTTTGGTGCCGTCGCCGCCGTCGGAGGGATCGCATCGCTGATCGCGATGAAGAAGACATGGGATCCGCTTCCGAGCGTCATGTCTGCCGGTTTCACGACAGTCGACGTATCAGGGCTCGAAGCCAATAAACTCGAAGTCGTCGTATGGCGGGGCAAACCGGTGTTTGTCCTTAAATATACCGAAGATATGAAACCGACCGACGGACGCAGCGTCAAAATCGGGGATCACTATTTCTCTGTAATGATCGGGCTGTGTACCCACCTGGGATGTATCCCGGCTTACCGTGCCGACCAGCACGATTTCAAATGCGCCTGTCACGGCGGTGAATTCACCGATGCGGGCATCAACAAGTTCGGACCGCCGCCGCGTCCGCTCGACATTCCTCCGTTCAAACTTGACGGCGTAACGCTTGTACTGGGTGAAGAAGGCCCTGAATACAAAGCGATGATGGCAAAAGCGTAA
- the mnmG gene encoding tRNA uridine-5-carboxymethylaminomethyl(34) synthesis enzyme MnmG produces the protein MQYDVIVVGGGHAGIEAALAAARMGHNTLMVSILAEQVGATSCNPAVGGLAKGHLVRELDALGGEMGLLTDEAGIQFRILNITKGPAVRGSRAQIDMDRYRVIARNTILTTPNLSLIQETVTSLLIEDDTVVGVQTHLLNEYRASRVILTTGTFLNGVVHIGEVTQEAGRFGEFAAKGLSDQLRLLGVNVGRLKTGTCPRVDSSSIDFSVMELQDGDELPAPFSFRTDREAFARTKKQLPCYIAYTNEETHSLIEGNFHRAPLFTGQIEGIGPRYCPSIEDKINRFRDKERHHLFIEPQTAENTECYINGMSTSLPPDVQRAMIHSVRGMENAKIVRYGYAIEYDYVDPTELRHTLETKKIRNLYCAGQINGTTGYEEAAAQGLMAGINASLSLQGKEPLVLRRDEAYIGVLIDDLVTKGTKEPYRMFTSRAEYRLLLREETADLRLGKYGHALGLISDAQMERIDAKRRQIEEGLALLEETVYTPNKEFLAFLEEIGEEKISDKLAATQLVSRKTFDEEKLLKLFPQFKELDPYIVEQILIEAKYARYVEKQSDDIKRMESMLHIAIPSDFNFGSVSGLSKEIVEKLEKFNPPTLQAASQISGITPAALDILHIYIKMAAKGKK, from the coding sequence ATGCAATATGACGTAATCGTAGTCGGCGGAGGACACGCCGGAATCGAAGCGGCCCTGGCCGCAGCCCGGATGGGACACAATACCCTGATGGTCTCCATACTTGCCGAACAGGTGGGAGCGACGAGCTGCAATCCCGCCGTCGGGGGACTGGCCAAAGGGCACCTGGTACGCGAACTCGACGCCCTGGGCGGGGAGATGGGGCTGCTCACCGACGAAGCGGGGATACAGTTCCGGATTCTCAACATCACCAAAGGGCCCGCCGTTCGCGGAAGCCGCGCCCAGATCGACATGGACCGCTACCGCGTCATCGCGCGCAACACCATCCTCACGACCCCCAACCTGAGCCTGATCCAAGAGACGGTGACGTCGCTGCTGATCGAAGACGATACCGTCGTGGGGGTACAGACCCATCTGCTCAACGAATACCGCGCTTCGCGGGTGATTCTTACGACCGGGACGTTCCTCAACGGAGTCGTTCATATCGGCGAAGTGACGCAGGAGGCGGGGCGGTTCGGAGAATTTGCCGCCAAAGGGCTCAGCGATCAGCTCCGTTTGCTTGGGGTGAACGTCGGGCGGCTCAAAACGGGGACATGCCCCCGCGTCGACAGTTCCTCGATCGACTTTAGCGTGATGGAACTCCAAGACGGCGACGAGCTCCCCGCACCGTTCAGTTTCCGGACCGACCGTGAGGCGTTTGCCCGTACCAAAAAACAGCTCCCCTGCTACATCGCCTACACGAACGAGGAGACCCACAGCCTGATCGAGGGGAATTTTCACCGCGCCCCCCTCTTTACCGGACAGATCGAAGGGATCGGGCCGCGCTACTGCCCCAGCATCGAAGACAAGATCAACCGTTTCCGGGACAAAGAGCGTCATCACCTCTTCATCGAACCTCAGACGGCGGAGAACACCGAGTGCTACATCAACGGGATGTCCACCTCGCTTCCCCCCGACGTGCAGCGCGCCATGATACATTCGGTCCGCGGGATGGAAAATGCCAAAATCGTCCGATACGGCTATGCCATCGAGTACGATTACGTCGACCCGACGGAGCTTCGCCATACTCTCGAGACGAAAAAGATCCGCAACCTCTATTGCGCCGGGCAGATCAACGGGACCACCGGATACGAGGAAGCGGCCGCACAGGGGCTCATGGCCGGGATCAACGCCAGCCTCAGCCTGCAGGGGAAAGAGCCGCTTGTGCTGCGCCGTGATGAAGCCTACATCGGCGTCCTGATCGACGATCTGGTCACCAAGGGGACCAAAGAACCTTACCGGATGTTTACTTCCCGCGCCGAATACCGGCTGCTGCTGCGCGAGGAGACCGCCGATCTGCGTTTGGGCAAATACGGTCACGCGCTGGGGCTCATTTCGGACGCTCAAATGGAACGGATCGACGCGAAACGGCGACAGATTGAGGAGGGGTTGGCACTTCTGGAAGAGACGGTCTATACCCCCAACAAAGAGTTCCTGGCCTTTTTGGAAGAGATCGGCGAAGAGAAAATCAGCGACAAACTCGCCGCGACCCAGCTCGTTTCGCGTAAGACGTTCGACGAGGAGAAACTCCTGAAACTGTTCCCGCAGTTCAAAGAACTCGACCCCTACATCGTCGAGCAGATCCTGATCGAGGCCAAATACGCCCGTTACGTCGAAAAACAAAGCGACGACATCAAGCGGATGGAGTCGATGCTCCACATCGCGATCCCCTCCGATTTCAATTTCGGCTCCGTTTCCGGACTCTCTAAAGAGATCGTCGAAAAACTGGAAAAATTCAACCCGCCTACGTTGCAGGCGGCATCGCAGATAAGCGGGATCACCCCCGCCGCCCTCGACATCCTGCACATCTACATCAAAATGGCCGCCAAAGGAAAAAAATGA
- the lsrK gene encoding autoinducer-2 kinase yields the protein MKGYFLVLDAGTGSIRSVIFDTLGNQVAIAQYEWEHVAEEGVAGSMGFDYVRGWELAKRCIGESIASAKIDASAIMAVSASSMREGIVVYDAQMREIWGVANVDSRAGSEVAYLKSRDPFLEKECYRSSGQTFALSAAPRLLWLKNNRPALYERARYFTMISDWILFKLSGELASEPSNAGTAGAFSLTRRDWNKREFEQCGLKDMFVPIRESGEVLGKVSVQAARESGLSPSTLVVMGGGDVQIGTAGLGASKLGDAVVLGGSFWQQVVNIPSGATLSDAMLLRVNPHVVAGMSQAEGITFFTGLVMRWFRNAFGCGKSYAELERMAQNVPPGSHGIIPIFSDRMNYGEWIHASPSFLGLGLDESKYNVASMFRALEENACIVSAINLDNIKAFSGVSPTSLTFASGASNGTLWSQILADVSALEVRVPVVKEATALGVAMAAGIGAGIYESFEEAGSRIVTIERVYEPNMANHARYAEVKERWLNAYAKQMELVREGTLEPMWKAPGI from the coding sequence ATGAAAGGCTACTTTCTGGTCCTCGATGCGGGAACGGGGAGTATCCGCTCGGTCATATTCGATACCCTGGGCAATCAGGTCGCCATCGCGCAGTATGAATGGGAACACGTAGCCGAGGAGGGGGTCGCGGGGTCGATGGGATTCGATTATGTCCGGGGCTGGGAACTCGCCAAGCGCTGTATCGGCGAGTCGATCGCGTCCGCTAAAATCGACGCTTCCGCGATTATGGCGGTTTCGGCTTCGAGCATGCGCGAGGGGATCGTCGTTTACGATGCGCAGATGCGTGAGATATGGGGGGTCGCGAACGTCGACAGCCGTGCGGGATCGGAAGTGGCGTATCTCAAAAGCCGCGATCCGTTTTTGGAAAAGGAGTGTTACCGCAGCAGCGGGCAGACGTTTGCCCTCTCGGCGGCTCCTCGACTGTTGTGGCTCAAAAACAACCGGCCCGCACTGTATGAACGTGCCCGATATTTTACGATGATCAGCGACTGGATCCTCTTCAAACTCAGCGGGGAACTCGCCTCGGAACCCTCCAATGCGGGGACCGCCGGAGCGTTTAGCCTGACGCGGCGCGACTGGAACAAACGCGAATTCGAACAATGCGGTCTCAAGGATATGTTCGTACCGATCCGGGAGAGCGGGGAAGTTTTGGGGAAGGTGAGCGTACAGGCTGCCCGGGAAAGTGGATTGAGCCCCTCGACACTGGTGGTGATGGGTGGCGGCGACGTACAGATCGGAACCGCGGGCCTGGGAGCTTCAAAGCTCGGCGACGCCGTCGTGCTGGGCGGAAGTTTCTGGCAGCAGGTCGTCAATATCCCCTCCGGGGCGACTCTTTCGGATGCGATGTTGCTGAGGGTCAATCCGCATGTGGTGGCGGGAATGTCCCAGGCGGAGGGGATCACCTTTTTTACGGGGCTGGTGATGCGCTGGTTTCGCAATGCGTTCGGATGCGGTAAAAGCTATGCGGAACTCGAACGGATGGCCCAGAACGTTCCGCCGGGTTCGCACGGGATCATCCCGATCTTCAGCGACCGGATGAATTACGGGGAATGGATACACGCCTCGCCGTCGTTTCTGGGACTCGGGCTCGACGAGAGCAAGTACAACGTCGCCTCGATGTTTCGGGCCCTCGAAGAGAACGCGTGCATCGTAAGCGCGATCAATCTCGATAACATCAAAGCGTTCAGCGGCGTTTCGCCCACCTCGCTGACCTTTGCCAGCGGTGCCTCCAACGGGACACTATGGTCGCAGATCCTCGCCGACGTGAGCGCTCTGGAGGTGCGCGTTCCGGTGGTGAAAGAGGCGACGGCGCTGGGGGTAGCGATGGCTGCGGGGATCGGTGCGGGCATTTACGAAAGCTTTGAAGAGGCGGGGAGCCGCATCGTCACAATCGAGCGGGTGTATGAGCCGAACATGGCAAACCACGCACGCTACGCCGAAGTCAAAGAGCGGTGGCTCAACGCCTACGCCAAACAGATGGAACTGGTCCGCGAGGGGACGCTGGAGCCGATGTGGAAGGCTCCGGGGATTTAA
- a CDS encoding thiamine pyrophosphate-dependent enzyme — translation MSEMKKIKNLKEFSTSADRFEGANLLCPGCAHSIIVREVLNATNDDLILSASTGCLEVCTAVYPYTSWDASWIHIGFENGSTAVAGAEAMYKALKKKGRLKQPDRTPKFVAFGGDGATYDIGFQWISGCFERGHNMMYVCLDNEVYANTGGQRSSSTPIGSSTTTAPAGSVSYGEKMNKKDMLAIMAAHGAPYVAQVAPNKWKDMVAKIQKGFAAEGPVYINAMSACTTEWKFAPEDTIAVSDLATDSLVFPLYEIIDGKELNITYRPKNVIPVRDYLGAQGRFKHLFTKQYEHIIEEWQRRVDAQWEYLQRREEARV, via the coding sequence ATGTCAGAAATGAAAAAAATCAAAAACCTCAAAGAGTTTTCGACCTCTGCTGACCGTTTCGAAGGGGCGAACCTCCTTTGTCCGGGGTGTGCCCACTCGATCATCGTGCGCGAAGTCCTCAATGCGACCAACGACGATCTGATCCTGTCGGCATCGACGGGCTGTCTGGAAGTTTGTACGGCGGTTTACCCGTATACTTCATGGGACGCTTCGTGGATCCACATCGGATTCGAAAACGGTTCAACCGCCGTTGCGGGTGCCGAGGCGATGTACAAAGCGCTCAAGAAAAAAGGGCGCCTGAAACAGCCTGATCGTACCCCGAAATTCGTTGCGTTCGGCGGCGACGGTGCAACCTACGACATCGGTTTTCAGTGGATTTCGGGCTGTTTCGAGCGCGGACACAACATGATGTACGTTTGTCTGGACAACGAAGTCTACGCCAACACGGGCGGACAGCGCTCATCTTCGACGCCGATCGGCTCGTCAACGACGACCGCGCCTGCGGGTAGCGTGAGCTACGGCGAAAAAATGAACAAAAAAGACATGCTCGCCATCATGGCGGCGCACGGCGCTCCTTACGTCGCCCAGGTCGCTCCGAACAAATGGAAAGACATGGTCGCCAAAATCCAAAAAGGTTTCGCAGCGGAAGGCCCGGTTTACATCAATGCGATGTCGGCGTGTACGACCGAGTGGAAATTCGCTCCCGAAGATACGATCGCCGTATCCGACCTGGCGACCGATTCGCTTGTTTTCCCTCTCTATGAAATCATCGACGGAAAAGAGCTCAACATCACCTACCGTCCGAAAAACGTTATCCCGGTTCGTGACTATCTGGGGGCACAGGGGCGTTTCAAACACCTCTTTACCAAACAGTACGAACACATCATCGAAGAGTGGCAGCGCCGCGTCGATGCGCAGTGGGAATACCTCCAGCGCCGTGAAGAAGCACGCGTCTAA
- a CDS encoding putative quinol monooxygenase yields the protein MKITKKVTFIAKEEHIQTVKKLLEDMVAPSLKEPGCLFYYIFQSQVNPRKFFAVESWENEEALEGHKHTEHYAYYKSHYEPFVDDKYTEELDLLDEKAYGF from the coding sequence ATGAAAATTACGAAAAAAGTGACCTTTATCGCCAAAGAAGAACACATCCAAACGGTCAAAAAACTGCTTGAGGACATGGTTGCGCCTTCGCTCAAAGAGCCCGGATGCCTCTTTTACTACATCTTTCAGTCGCAGGTCAATCCGAGAAAATTTTTCGCCGTCGAATCGTGGGAAAACGAAGAAGCGCTCGAAGGGCACAAGCATACGGAACATTATGCCTACTACAAATCGCATTACGAGCCGTTCGTCGACGACAAATACACCGAAGAGCTGGATCTTCTGGATGAAAAGGCGTACGGATTTTAA
- a CDS encoding MnmC family methyltransferase, with translation MKRWVQSDDGSYTAYSSEYDEHYHSTKDGALNESLKKHIEPAFRLHAQKEHLRIIDICFGLGFNTLLSLHYRDAYYPDTTLEIYSPELDGDLVASLVDFPYPEIFEPYRNIITDIATLGGYEDERTQITVEIADARVAIRELSGEWDVCYQDAFSPQTNPMLWTREYFADVAGLMGEEGVVTTYSTALATRLALHENGFHVYLNTGKGYRNATIASRRELAGYTKVDMAHKIACNPDARSLSDESPGL, from the coding sequence ATGAAGCGATGGGTGCAAAGCGACGACGGCAGCTATACCGCGTATAGCAGCGAGTACGACGAACACTACCACTCGACCAAGGACGGGGCGCTTAACGAATCGCTCAAAAAACATATCGAGCCCGCTTTTAGGCTGCATGCGCAAAAAGAGCATCTGCGCATCATAGACATCTGTTTCGGGTTGGGATTCAATACGCTTCTGAGCCTCCATTACCGCGATGCCTATTATCCCGATACGACGCTCGAAATCTATTCACCCGAACTTGACGGCGATCTGGTCGCTTCGCTGGTCGATTTTCCCTACCCCGAAATATTTGAACCGTACCGAAACATCATCACCGACATCGCAACGCTCGGCGGTTATGAGGACGAGCGGACGCAGATCACCGTGGAGATCGCAGACGCGAGGGTAGCGATACGGGAACTCTCGGGGGAGTGGGACGTCTGCTACCAGGACGCGTTCAGCCCGCAGACCAATCCGATGCTGTGGACGCGGGAATATTTTGCCGATGTGGCAGGGCTGATGGGGGAGGAGGGGGTCGTGACGACTTATTCGACGGCGCTGGCCACCCGATTGGCTTTACATGAAAACGGATTTCACGTCTATCTCAATACGGGCAAGGGGTATCGTAACGCGACGATCGCTTCACGGCGAGAACTGGCCGGGTACACGAAAGTCGATATGGCACACAAGATTGCCTGCAACCCCGATGCACGGAGCCTTAGCGACGAAAGTCCGGGTCTTTGA
- a CDS encoding class II aldolase/adducin family protein, producing MKSLFDDATAARFGNDPLAMRVYTSRLLGAEKSLVLHGGGNTSVKIGDTLYVKGSGWNLDTIEKPGFSPVNLGALCAMAERESLSDTQMVKEQREAMSDQSAPNPSIEAILHAIIPFDYVDHTHADAVVTLTNTPGGKTLVQELYGKNMLIVDYVMPGFELAKHIHELTRSVDWSTLSGIILMHHGVFTFDNDAKRAYEKMIEIVTAAETYLAERVTLACGDCEGKGDPAVAAAVAAEASKLRGCDLSPMLIDSPRAQLFSILPNLASLVKKGGLTPEHVIRIKPFPAIIDGDIAQGIVQFAQEYKAYFHANALSEHICLDLAPRYAVIKGVGIVVLGKDDKESLIIGDIVKHTLTAILSAEQLGGWTSLSLPQMFQMEYWELEQAKLKK from the coding sequence ATGAAAAGCCTTTTCGACGACGCCACTGCCGCCCGCTTCGGGAACGATCCTCTCGCCATGCGGGTGTATACCTCCCGACTGCTGGGAGCCGAAAAAAGCCTGGTCCTGCACGGAGGAGGCAACACCTCCGTCAAAATCGGCGATACCCTCTACGTCAAAGGGAGCGGATGGAATCTCGATACGATCGAAAAACCGGGGTTTTCCCCGGTCAATCTGGGGGCGCTGTGTGCGATGGCCGAGCGCGAAAGCCTCTCGGACACCCAAATGGTCAAAGAACAGCGCGAAGCGATGTCGGACCAAAGCGCCCCCAACCCCTCGATCGAAGCGATTCTCCACGCCATCATCCCCTTTGATTACGTCGACCACACCCATGCCGACGCGGTCGTAACCCTCACCAACACCCCGGGCGGCAAAACGCTGGTGCAGGAGCTGTACGGAAAAAATATGCTCATCGTCGATTACGTGATGCCGGGGTTCGAACTGGCCAAGCATATCCATGAACTCACCCGGAGCGTCGACTGGAGTACCTTGTCCGGGATCATTCTGATGCACCACGGCGTCTTTACGTTTGACAATGACGCCAAACGGGCCTATGAAAAAATGATCGAAATCGTCACCGCAGCCGAAACGTATCTGGCCGAGCGTGTCACCCTTGCCTGCGGCGATTGCGAAGGCAAAGGCGATCCCGCTGTGGCTGCGGCCGTAGCCGCGGAAGCGTCGAAACTGCGCGGATGCGATCTCTCCCCGATGTTGATCGATTCACCCCGCGCACAGCTGTTCAGCATCCTTCCCAATCTTGCATCCCTGGTCAAAAAGGGGGGACTGACTCCCGAACACGTTATCCGGATCAAACCCTTCCCCGCCATCATCGACGGGGACATCGCCCAGGGTATCGTGCAATTTGCCCAGGAATACAAAGCCTATTTCCACGCCAACGCCTTGAGCGAGCACATCTGCCTTGATCTCGCCCCCCGCTACGCTGTGATTAAAGGGGTGGGAATCGTCGTACTGGGTAAAGACGACAAAGAGTCGCTGATCATCGGCGACATCGTCAAACACACTCTCACCGCAATCCTCTCAGCCGAACAGCTGGGGGGATGGACGTCGCTTAGCCTCCCGCAAATGTTTCAGATGGAATATTGGGAGCTGGAACAGGCAAAACTCAAAAAATAA
- a CDS encoding tetratricopeptide repeat protein produces MLHDALEAFNNGDYAAALTRFEALAREGNPTAVASLGYMYQKGLGTEPSLDKAFALYSQAAEHDEPAAIYNLALMYADGAGVAHDQFKAHELLLRSAILGFPQAQYEAGLSLERGLGCVQNFSEAAFWYEEGAKRGNANAFNNLGVLYKEGYGVPQDYARAFVCFSRAAQMNLPEAQYNLGLMHDQGLGCDADHDAALEWCRKAAYNGHEKAKQIIRSLQEEGKIVF; encoded by the coding sequence ATGCTTCACGATGCATTGGAAGCTTTCAATAACGGCGATTACGCAGCCGCGCTGACGCGGTTCGAGGCGCTCGCGCGGGAGGGAAACCCCACCGCGGTGGCATCGCTGGGATACATGTACCAAAAAGGGCTGGGGACCGAACCCTCGCTCGACAAAGCGTTCGCCCTCTACTCTCAGGCGGCCGAACACGACGAACCCGCGGCGATCTACAACCTCGCCTTGATGTACGCCGACGGGGCGGGGGTGGCGCACGACCAGTTCAAAGCGCACGAACTGCTCCTGCGTTCGGCGATCCTGGGATTTCCCCAGGCGCAATACGAAGCGGGACTGAGCCTGGAGCGGGGACTGGGATGCGTCCAGAATTTCTCCGAAGCGGCCTTTTGGTACGAAGAGGGGGCAAAACGGGGGAACGCGAACGCCTTTAACAACCTCGGTGTCCTTTATAAAGAGGGGTACGGCGTCCCGCAGGATTATGCCCGTGCCTTCGTCTGTTTTTCGCGCGCCGCGCAAATGAACCTCCCCGAAGCGCAGTACAACCTCGGATTGATGCACGATCAGGGGCTCGGGTGCGACGCAGACCACGACGCCGCACTCGAATGGTGCCGCAAAGCGGCCTATAACGGCCACGAAAAAGCCAAACAAATTATCCGTTCCTTGCAGGAAGAGGGTAAAATAGTATTTTAA
- a CDS encoding riboflavin synthase — translation MFTGLIREMASVKNFSANRLALKARHKPKLGDSIAINGTCLSVVSIENDGFTVELSPETLEHIATEKLSGQVHIEPAMAMGDRFEGHIVQGHVDTIGTVRSITDNGNSYDVIIEVDSGFIPLIPPKGSITIDGVSLTVNDVYEDAFRLTIIPITMRETLFGTYKKGTRVNIETDVFARYIRHILSASKPKGMSWDDIDRIHSLY, via the coding sequence ATGTTTACGGGATTGATCCGGGAGATGGCGAGTGTCAAAAACTTCAGCGCCAACCGCCTTGCACTCAAAGCGCGCCACAAACCGAAACTGGGCGATTCGATTGCAATCAACGGCACCTGCCTCTCGGTCGTCAGCATCGAAAACGACGGCTTTACCGTCGAACTCTCCCCCGAAACCCTTGAGCACATCGCGACCGAAAAACTCTCAGGTCAAGTACACATCGAACCGGCAATGGCAATGGGAGACCGGTTCGAGGGGCATATCGTCCAGGGGCACGTCGACACGATCGGTACCGTCCGCTCCATTACCGACAACGGCAACAGCTACGACGTGATCATTGAGGTCGATAGCGGGTTTATCCCGCTGATCCCGCCCAAGGGCTCGATTACGATCGACGGGGTGAGCCTCACCGTCAACGACGTATACGAAGATGCCTTCCGCCTCACCATCATCCCGATCACGATGCGCGAAACGCTCTTCGGTACCTATAAAAAAGGGACCCGCGTCAACATCGAAACGGACGTTTTCGCGCGATACATCCGCCACATCCTGAGCGCTTCGAAGCCCAAAGGGATGAGCTGGGACGACATCGACCGCATCCATTCTTTATACTAA